Proteins encoded in a region of the Vitis riparia cultivar Riparia Gloire de Montpellier isolate 1030 chromosome 7, EGFV_Vit.rip_1.0, whole genome shotgun sequence genome:
- the LOC117919153 gene encoding cytochrome P450 CYP82D47-like, whose protein sequence is METLLRFLLPLFSSLLVVVISICFYRLNIKAASNAKRCTAPQAGGAWPIIGHLHLFGAQQLTHKTLGAMADKYGPVFTIRLGLNEILVLSSSEMARECFTTHDRVFSTRPSVTASKILGYDFAMFGFAPYGSYWREMRKIVTIELLSNHRLDMLKHIRASEVRTSIRELYEMWVSERDTDGRVFVDMKRWFGDLTLNLAVRLVGGKRYFGAGADTKGGEGRNCQKVIRDFAHLFGVFVLSDAIPFLSWLDLKGHKKAMKRTAKELDSLFGGWLQEHKEKRLLGGEGKDDQDFMDVMLTVLEDVNFSGFDADTVNKATCLNLILAGSDTTKVTLTWALSLLLNHPHVLKKAQAELDIQVGKDRQVDESDVKNLVYLQAIIKETLRLYPASPIITLHAAMEDCTLAAGYNISAGTQIMVNAWKIHRDERVWCNPKEFQPERFMTSHKDTDVRGQHFELIPFGSGRRSCPGISLALQVVHFALASLLHSYEVTKPSDEDVDMTESLGLTNLKATPLEVLLSPRLKAELYRQWIGVIE, encoded by the exons ATGGAAACCCTGCTCCGATTCCTCTTGCCTCTGTTTTCTAGCCTCCTTGTAGTGGTGATTTCCATCTGCTTTTATCGATTAAATATCAAAGCTGCTTCTAATGCAAAAAGATGCACTGCTCCTCAAGCAGGTGGGGCTTGGCCTATCATCGGTCACCTGCACCTCTTTGGTGCTCAGCAGCTGACCCACAAGACACTGGGAGCCATGGCCGACAAGTATGGACCGGTTTTCACTATAAGGCTTGGATTGAATGAGATTTTAGTTTTGAGTAGTAGTGAAATGGCTAGAGAGTGTTTCACTACTCATGACAGAGTCTTCTCCACACGACCAAGCGTCACTGCATCAAAAATACTGGGCTATGACTTCGCTATGTTTGGCTTTGCTCCTTATGGATCTTACTGGCGTGAGATGCGGAAAATAGTCACAATCGAGCTTCTATCAAATCACAGACTCGACATGCTCAAGCACATACGTGCTTCAGAGGTGAGGACTTCAATAAGAGAACTCTATGAGATGTGGGTTAGTGAGAGAGACACGGATGGCAGAGTATTTGTGGATATGAAGCGATGGTTTGGAGATTTGACACTAAATTTGGCGGTGAGATTGGTGGGAGGGAAGCGCTATTTCGGCGCTGGTGCTGATACCAAGGGAGGAGAGGGACGAAACTGTCAAAAAGTGATCAGGGATTTTGCGCATCTGTTTGGGGTATTTGTGTTGTCAGATGCAATTCCATTTCTCAGTTGGTTGGACTTGAAAGGACATAAGAAAGCCATGAAGAGAACTGCTAAAGAACTGGACAGTCTCTTTGGAGGGTGGCTGCAGGAGCATAAAGAGAAGAGATTGTTGGGTGGGGAAGGCAAGGATGATCAAGATTTTATGGATGTGATGCTGACAGTTCTCGAAGATGTCAACTTTTCTGGTTTTGATGCAGATACCGTTAACAAGGCTACTTGCCTG AATCTCATCCTAGCAGGAAGTGACACCACGAAGGTCACTCTTACCTGGGCCCTATCTCTACTACTCAACCACCCCCATGTGTTGAAAAAAGCTCAGGCCGAGCTGGACATCCAAGTTGGCAAGGACCGGCAGGTGGATGAATCAGATGTCAAAAACCTTGTATACCTCCAGGCTATAATCAAGGAAACGCTGCGTCTTTATCCAGCTAGCCCGATCATCACTCTTCATGCAGCAATGGAAGATTGCACCCTTGCAGCTGGCTATAACATTTCAGCTGGCACACAAATTATGGTGAATGCATGGAAAATTCACCGTGATGAGCGTGTGTGGTGCAACCCAAAAGAGTTTCAGCCAGAGAGGTTTATGACAAGCCATAAGGACACAGATGTGAGAGGTCAGCATTTTGAACTTATCCCTTTTGGCTCTGGTAGACGATCATGCCCGGGAATATCACTTGCTCTACAAGTGGTGCATTTCGCCCTGGCTAGCTTGCTACATAGTTATGAAGTAACAAAGCCATCAGACGAAGACGTGGACATGACTGAAAGCTTGGGTctaacaaatttgaaagcaacCCCACTTGAAGTTCTCCTTAGTCCACGCCTCAAAGCAGAGCTTTACAGACAGTGGATTGGAGTAATCGAATAG